GCAGTATCGCCCTCCACTTCGTCGACCTCGACGGGTTCAAGGCCGTAAACGACACGCTGGGTCACCCGGCCGGCGACAAGCTGCTCCAGCGTGTCGCCCAGCGCCTGCTGGCGCTGGTGGACGAGAACGGCCTCGTCGCCCGGCTCGGCGGCGACGAGTTCGCGGTCCTGCAGTCGAACGTCACCTCGCCGCATGAGGCGGAGGTGTTCGGCGCACAGCTGGTGGAGAGCGTCCGCACGCTGCGCAAGGTGGACGGCAATGCGGTCAAGGTCAGCCTGTCGGTGGGTACCGCGCTGGCGCCCGGACACGCGGTCACGGCCGAGGACCTCGCCAAGTTCGCCGACATCGCCCTCTACCGCGCCAAGGAGGCGGGTCGCGACCGCCAGGTCACGTTCGCCGCATCGATGGGCGACGAGGTGCAGGCGCGCAACTACATGCGCATGGTGGTGCTCCAGGCGATCGAGTCCGGCGCGTTCGAGATGAACTACCAGCCGATTTGCAGTGCCGAGGATGGTCGGATCACCGCGTTCGAGGCGCTCGCCCGCCTCCCCGCGCGCCTCGGCCGCCGGTCGATCGCGCCGGCCGACTTCATTCCCGTGGCCGAGGCGATGGGGCTGATGCCGCGGCTGGGCGCCTGGGTGCTGCACGAGGCGTGTCGCACCGCGGCGACGTGGCCGGTGCCGGTGGCCGTCTCGGTCAACCTGTCGGCGCAGCAGTTCAGCGAGGACATCGTCGGGACAGTGAGCCAGGCCCTCGCCGGCTCGGGCCTGCCGCCGGAGCGGCTGCATCTGGAGATCACCGAGTCGCTGCTGATCGCCAACGAGGGCATCGTGACGCGCCAATTGACCGCGTTGAAATCGCTCGGAGTCGGGATCGCGCTGGACGACTTCGGCACCGGCTACTCGAGCCTCAACTACCTGTGGAAGTTCCCGTTCGACAAGCTGAAGGTCGACCGCTCGCTGTTCGATTCCATCGAGCTGTCGACCGGGGTCTGCGAGGTGCTGCGCACGATCACGGCGATGGGCGCGGCGATGCATCTGACCGTGGTCGCCGAGGGGATCGAGACGGAGGAGCAGCGCCGCTTCGCCCGCCGCGCCGGCTACGACGAGTTGCAGGGCTATCTCTGCGGCGCCCCCGTCGCGGCCGAGGCGGTGCCCCCGCTGCTCCTGCGCCGCCCCCACGGCGGCCCGCCGCCCCTGCTGCTGGCGGCCGGCTGACACCACCGCCAGGCCGCGGCGAACGACGCCGGGCGCGAATTGCCGCGCGCCGAAGAGCCCGCCACCGGTGCGAGCGGCAAAGCGCGAGCGGCGAGGCGCGCCGGAGGCGAGGGGCGTTCGGTCGGGAGCGAATGTTCGGGAAGTGGCTGGGGGACCAGGATTCGAACCTGGACTAACGGAGTCAGAGTCCGCTGTTCTACCGTTAAACTATCCCCCAAGAACCCCGCAGAAACCGTTGGGTTTTGGGAATGCGACCCACAGTCGTCCGATAAGACGCCGCAGATCCAGCGGGATGCCGTTCCCTCTATCGGGCGGGCATGACCGCGTCAAGTGGGTGTCTCGCGCCGAACGCGACGGCATCCGCCATGACGGATCGGACGGCCATCGACGACACCCTGCCGCGGACGGCAGGCGCCGGAATTACCACGCCGGCTTGCTTCACCACTTGCGAAATGTCGCAAACTGACCCTTACCCTGGGAGTATTGTGGGCGCTCTCGTTGCCCGAACCACCGTCGCTCTTCCGGGGCGGCGGCGATATTTCCGCGCCTCCATGCACATTCGCGCCTGGAGTTTTGGGCCTTCACGATCAATTTCGATGGAAAGGACCAGGGATGTTGGAACGCGACAGCGCCCCTCTGGGCACCGTAGTCCGCCATAATCTCACGCAGCGTGTCTACAGCCGGCTGCGCACCGCCCTCCTGGAGGGGCAGTTCGAACCGGGGCACCGCTTCAAGATCCGCGCTCTCGCCGAAAGCATGGGTGTCTCCGAGACGCCGATCCGCGAGGCCCTGATGCAGCTGGTGCGCGAGCGCGGGCTCGAGATGCAGGCGGCCCGCTCCATCACCGTCGCCGGCCTGACGCTGGAACAATATCTGGAGCTGCGCGAGATCCGCATCCTCCTCGAGGGCCTCGCCGGCGAGCGCGCCACCGCACGCATCACCGATCACGAGATCGGCCAGTTGGAGCGCCACCACACGGCACTGATCGCGGCGGAACAGAGCAGCAGTTGGCGCGAGGCGATCCGCGCCAACTGGCAGTTCCACTCGAGCCTCTTTCAGGCCGCGCAGATGCCGGAGCTGCAGGCCATCCTGGAGGGCATCTGGCTGCGCAACGGCCCGCTGATGAACGCGCTCTACCCCGACGCGCGGCCGACCTATCCGGGCCGCCACCAGCACCTCAACGTGCTGGACGCACTGCGCCGCCGCGACGGGGCGGACGTGCGCAAGGCGGTGCAGGCGGACCTGATGGAGGGGGGCGCGGGCCTCGTCGCCCAACTGGGTCACCGGGCCGAGGCGGACGCGCGCCCGAAGGCGAGCGCCTAGCCCGAGCCGCCGGCGGAACGGGACGGAGACCCCACTCCGCGCCGGACACCGCTGCGTCATCAGGACGGGGAGATTGTGCGATAGTGTGTCCGCAAAGTGGTGCTTCGGGTTGTCACGGGGGGGACGGGGCGGCAGTGTGCACTGCGCGGGCCAATCCCAGTGGGGCTCGACATCTCATATGTTTAACCCGAGTGTTCGATAGAGCCGCCACATGACATTCCGACCGCCGTCCGTCGCCATGCCCGTCCGCTCGTCGTGGCGGGTGGCAGCTTCTGTCGCGACCCTGCTCGCTGCCGGCTCACCTGCGCTCGCGCAGAGCCAGCCGGGCGCGGGACCGCCCCCCGCCGTCGTCGTGACCGCCGTCAAGAACGAGGACGTCACCCGGAGTGATCGCTTCGTCGGTCGTGTCCAGGCGATCCAATCGGTCGACCTGATCGCCCGCGTCGAAGGCTTCCTTGAAACGGTCAACTTCAAGGAAGGTTCCATGGTGCAGAAGAACGAGCTGCTGATGCAGATCGAGAAAGCGCCATACCAGGCCGCGCTCGCCAACGCGCAGGCCCAGGTCGCCGCCGCCAATTCGCAATTGAGCGGCGCGCAGGCCCAATTGAAGAACGCCGACGTCGTGTTGCAACGCCAGCAGGACCTGCTGAAGCGCTCGGTCGTCAGCCAGGCGCAGGCCGACGATGCGCAGGCCCAGCGCGACGTGTCGCAAGCCAAGGTGGAGGAGGCGAAGGCCGCCATCCAGCAGGCCGAAGCGAACGTCCAGACCGCGCAGCTCAACCTCTCTTATACCGATATCGTCTCACCGATCGACGGGCGCATCGGTCTGCTCGCCATCACCGAGGGCAACCTCGTGAACACGCAGAGCGGGACGATCGCCAACGTGGTGCAGATCGACCCGATCCGCGTCGCCTTCTCGATCCCGGAGACGCTGTTCACCAAGGTCGCCGAAGAGGCGGCCAAACGTCAGGCCGCCTCCGGCGCCGCCGCCCACCCCGCCCCGGCGGACGCACCGGCACAGCCGGCCGCCGCCGACCAGAGCGCCGCCGCCACGCCCCCTGCGAGCAGCGGCTCGAGCACCGAGGCCGGCACGGACGCCGGCACGCCGGCCAGCGGTGACGCCGGCGCGCCGGCCGGTACGGACACCGCCGCAGCCCCCGGCACCGACGCGGGCACCCAAGCCGCCACCCCCGGCGATGCCACGACGAGCGACAGCACGCCGAGCGACACGGCGGCCAGCGACAGCACGGCCGGCGATACGGCGGCGACGACCACCAACAACCCGACCACCGCCCCCGCCGTCCCCCAGCCCAGCGAGCAGGACAAGGTCGCGGAAGCCGATCTCTTCACCCCCGAGCTGATGATGTCGGACGGCACGACCTACGGTCACGACGGCAAGATCAGCTTCGCCAGCAACCAGATCGACGCCAGCACCGGCTCGCTGGTGATCTATGCCGACTTCCCCAACCCCAACGGCGTCCTCCTGCCCGGCGCTTTTGTGAACGTCACGGTCAAGGAAGCGCAGGGGCAGGTGCTGCCGGTCGTCCCGGTCTCCGGTGTCCTGCAGGACGCGCAGGGCCGCTACGTGTTCGTCCTCAACGCACAGAACAAGGCGGAGGTCCGGCGGATCCAGACCGGGCCGCAGATCGAGAACGGCTTCCCCGTCACCAACGGCCTGACCGCCGGCGAGATCGTCATCGTGCAGGGCCTGCAGAAGGTGCAGCCCGGCATCGAGGTGAGCCCCACGCAAGCGACCAACCCCGCCGTCGCCGGTTCGTCGAGCACCGCGGGGGCGGCCGGCGGGTCGGGCGCCTCCGGCTCCGCGAGCCCCGCCTCCACCTCCACCTCGACGGCCGGCAGCGCCTCGTCGTCCTCCAGCGGCACGGCTAGCACCCAATGATCTCGAAGGTCTTCGTCGATCGCCCCCGGCTCGCGATCGTCATCTCACTCGTCATGACGATCGCGGGTGCGCTGGCATTGTATTCGATGCCGGTCGCCCAGTTCCCGGACATCACGCCCCCGGTCGTCCAGGTGACGGCGGCCTATCCGGGCGCCGACTCCGAGACGATCGCCGATACCGTCGGCGGCCCGATCGAGGAGCAGGTCAACGGCGTGGAAGACATGATCTACATGTCCTCCACCGCCTCCTCCTCCGGCACCTACACGCTCAGCGTCACCTTCGATATCGGCACCGACCCCGACATCGCCCAGGTGAACACGCAGAACCGCGTCTCCCAGGCGCTCGCCCTCCTGCCGCAGACGGTGCAGGCGCTCGGCGTCACGGTGCAGGCCCAGTCGACCAACATGCTGGGCGTCATCAACGTCTTCTCGCCCGACAGCTCGTTCGACCCGATCTACATCTCGAACTACACGACCATCAACGTGCGCGACCCGCTCTCGCGCGTGAACGGCGTCGGCAACGCGACGCTGCTGGGCGGCCTCGACTACTCGATGCGCATCTGGCTCGACCCGCTCAAGCTCGCGTCGGTCCAGCTCTCCACCGACGATATCGTCAAGGCGATCCAGTCGGAGAACATCCAGGCCTCGCTCGGCACCATCGGCGGCCCGCCCATCGGCGACAGCCAGCAGGTGCAGTACACGATCACCGGCCAGGGCCAGCTCCCCGATCCGACGGCGTTCGGCAACATCATCGTGCGCACCGGGGCGGACGGGGCCATCGTGCGGCTGCGCGACGTCGCCCGGATCGAGCTCGGCGCGCAGACCTACTCGGCCATCTCCAAGCTCAACAACCAGCCGGCCGCCTCGGTCGCGGTCTACCAGGCGCCGGGTGCCAACGCGCTCGCCGTGATGAAGGACGTGCGCGCCCAGCTCGAGGTGCTGTCGCAGCGCTTCCCCGACGGGTTGAAGTACGAGGTCGTCTACGATTCGACCCTCTTCGTCTCCGCCTCGATCAACGAAATCATCATGACGCTCGGCATCACGGCCGTCATCGTCATGATCGTCACCTTCGTCTTCCTCGGCAATCTGCGGGCGACGATCATTCCGGCGGCGACCATCCCGGTCTCGCTGATCGGCGTGTTCCTCATCCTCGCCGCGTTCGGCTTCTCGGCCAACACCATCAGCCTCTTCGCCGTGGTGCTCGCCATCGGCCTCGTCGTCGACGATGCGATCGTCGTGGTGGAGAACGTCTCACGCCTCATGGAGGAGGAAGGCCTCGAACGGCGCGAGGCGACGCTGGAGGCCATGCGCCAGGTGCAGGGGCCGATCATCTCGACCACGCTGGTGCTGTTCGCCCTCTTCGGCCCGGTCGCCTTCTTCCCCGGCATCACCGGCGAGCTCTTCCGCCAGTTCGCGGTGACGATCTCGGCCGCGGTCTTCCTGTCGTCGATCAACGCGTTGACGCTGTCGCCGGCGATCTGCGCCCTGGTCCTCAAGGCCAACACCAAGAAGATGCTGCCGCTGCGCCTCTTCGATGGCGGGCTCGACAAGGTGCGCTCCGGCTATGTCGGACTGGTCGGCATGATCGCGCGGCGCTCGCTGATCGCGGGGATCGCCATCGCCGCCGCCGGCGGCGCCTCCTACCTGATGCTGGAGCGCGTCCCCGCCGCCTTCATCCCCAACGAGGATCAGGGTGCGCTCTTCGTCGACGTGTCGTTGCCGTCCGGCGCCGCCCTCCCCCGCGCGCTCGAACTGATGGACCGGGTGACCGACATCACCCAGGCGCAGCCGGGCGTGGCCAACACCATCACCGTCGCCGGCTACAGCCTGCTGACGGGCGCGCCCGACTCCGGCTCCGGCCTCGCGGTCATCGTGTTGAAGCCGTGGGACGAGCGCACGACGCCCGAGCTGAGCCTCCGGGCGATCTACGCCGGCCTCTCGGAGAAGTTCGCGGCGATCCCGGAGGCGAACGTCTTCGCCTTCCCGCCGCCACCGATCCCGGGCCTCGGCACCGCCGGCGGCTTCGCCTACCAGCTCCAGGGCCTCTCCGGGCAGACACCGCAGGAGATGACCGAGACGCTGCGCTCGCTCCTCGTCGCCGCCAACGCCGACCCGCGCATCGGCCGCGCCTACTCCAGCTACTCGGCCGACGTGCCGCAGGTCTACCTGGACGTCGACCGCGCCAAGGCCGAAAGCCTCAACGTGCCGATCTCCTCGCTCTACGAGACGCTGCAGGCGCAGCTCGGCTCGCAGTTCGTGAACAACTTCACCTATCTCGGCCGCACCTTCCAGGTGAACATCCAGGCCGACGCGCCCTACCGCAAGTCGATCGGCGACCTCAACCAGATCTACGTCCGCTCGACGGACGGGAACATGGTCCCGGTCTCCACTCTGGCGACACCGCGCTTCACGCTCGGTCCGAACCTCTCCTTCCGCTACAACCAGTTCATCACCGCGGGTGTGAACGGCAGCGCGGCCGAGGGCTACTCGGACGGGCAGGCGATGGAGGCGATGGCCGAGATCTCGGCCAAGACGCTGCCGCCCGGCTACGGCTTCGAGTGGACGGGCATGTCCTACCAGTCGGAAGGTCAGGGCAACGCGCTGGGCATCCTTCTGGGCCTCTCGGTGCTCTTCGGCTACCTCTTCCTGGTCGGCCTCTACGAGAGCTGGATGAACCCGTTCGCGGTGCTGGGCTCTGTCACCATCGCGGCGCTGGGTGCCATCGCGGCGATCTCCGCCTTCGGCATCGCGCTCAACGTCTACGTCCAGATCGGCCTCGTGCTCCTGGTCGGCCTCGCGGCGAAGAATGCGATCCTGATCGTCGAGTTCGCCAAGGAGGCACGCGAGGCGAACCACACCCGCGTGGAGGCCGCCCGGCAAGCCGCCGAGATGCGCTTCCGCGCCGTGTTGATGACGGCCTTCGCCTTCATCCTCGGCGTGGTTCCGCTGGTGACGGCGACGGGTGCGGGCGCCGTCTCGCGCTTTGTGCTCGGAACGACGGTGCTGGGCGGCATGTTCGCCGCCACCTGCATCGGCATCATCTTCATCCCGGGCCTCTACGTGATGTTCCAGTGGCTCGGCGACACGGTGAGCAACAACAAGCGCACCGTGGAGCGCGGCGGTGCGACCCCGCCCGCATCGGCCGGCGCCCCGGCCGAGTAACCCGGCCCCTCGCGACACGAACCAAAGGCCCGCCCCGGACGCTCCGGGGCGGGCCTTTCGCGTTCGGGGTCAGAGGATGAAATCATCCGCGCCGAGCGTGGTGACGCCGTTGAGCTGGAGCTGCACCTCGATCGCGCGGTCGTCGTCGGTGTTGACGCTGACGATGGTGCTGCCGCCATACACCGCGAAGCCGACCGTCCCCGCCGCCGCGACCGACCCCGTCCCCACGAAGGCGAAGGCCTGGTCCCCGTCCAGCCCGGCGTCGGCATCGAGCGCGGTGAGGTCGATCCGGTCCTCTCCGGGGACGAAGTCGCGGACCATGTCGCGCCGGGCGAATCCGTAGCCCGAATCGCCCGCGCCGATGACGACCGTGTCGGCCCCCTCGCCCAGAACGAGGTGGTCGGATCCCGCGCCGCCCGTCAGCGTGTCGTCGCCGGCGCCGCCGACCAGCGTGTCGCGCCCGCCGCCGCCGAACAGCCGGTCCGCCCCGCCCTCGCCGCGGATGTCGTTGGCGCCGTCGTTGCCGATCATCGTGTTGCGCAGCTCGTTGCCGTAGCCGGCACGGGCGCCGCCGCGGAACTCCATCCGCTCCACGTTGTCCCCCAGCACGAAGGTCTGCGCGTAGGTGACGACCGTATCGTAGCCGGACGAGGCCGCCTCGACGACGACGTCGTTGCGCAGGCCGACGATGTAGACGTCGTCGCCCGCGCCGCCGATCATCGTATCGTTGCCGGCGCCGCCGTTCAGCGTGTCGCCCCCGCCCCCGCCCAGCATGTAGTCGTCGCCCGCCTCGCCGCTCAGGGGGTTGGCGAGGGCGTTGCCCACCAGTGTATTGGCCGCGTCGTTCCCCGTGCCGGACCGCGCGGCGTTGAGCAGCTCCAGCCGCTCCACATGGGCGCCGAGGGTGAAGTCGACGTAGGTGCTCACCGTGTCGAACCCGGCGCCGGCCTCCTCGCGCACGATATCGCCGGCATTGCCGACGACGTAGCGATCGTCCCCCGCACCGCCGAGCATGCGGTCGGCGCCGCCGCCCCCGTCGAGCGAATCGTTCCCCGCCCCGCCGGCGATATAATCGTCGCCGCCTTCGCCGAAGAGGCGGTTGTCGCGGCCGCTGCCGAGGATCGTGTTCCGGTCCGCTGTCCCCCGCGCCCAAGCGGCCGCGCCCTGTAACAGCACCCGCTCCACATGGTCCGGCAAAGCCAGACTCACCGTGGTCTCCACCGTGTCGATCCCGCCGCCGGCGCGCTCGACGATCCGGTCGCCGGCACTGTCGATCCGGTAGAGGTCGTCGCCCGCACCGCCGTCCAGCGTGTCATGGCCGGCCGCACCGTCCAGCGTGTCGTCGCCGCGCCCACCGCCGAGGCGATTGGCGCCGGCGGTTCCGGTCAGCCGGTCGTCCCCGTCCCCGGTCACCGCATGCTCGATGACCGACCCGGCGGCGACCTCGAACGCCACCCCGTCGATCGTCCCCGCGCGGCCGGGCTCCAGGTGGACGACGCTGTCGGAGAAGACCGCTGCGGCGTTGATCTCGTCGACCCCGCCGTCGGTGTCCGCCAGCACCCGGCGGCCGCCATCGGCGAAGTCGGAGAACTCCTCGGTGTAGACGTAGACGTCGCTCGCGGCGTCACGGCCGATGATGGTGAGCGCGGCGTTGGCGGCGCTGCCGGGATCGCCGAAGTAGTCGTCGGTGAAGACCAGCGTCCAGGTGCCGGCGCTCAGCTCGCCGCGGAAGGCGTTGCTGGTCAACGTGAGGTCCTGCGCGCCGTAGTCGGTGACGCCGGCGGCACCGAAATTGTCGCGCATCAATTCGCTCACCGTGCCGTCCGGTGAGACGAGCTGGATCTCCAGGTCGCTCATCCAGGTGTGCGCGAGGCCGAGGTCGATCTCGACCCGCTCCACCTCGATGTGGCCAGCGATGGTGAAGGTCATCGACGTGGTGGACAGGTCGTCGATCGTCACGCTCCCCTCGTTGGAGGCGACGTCGGCGATCACCAGACGGTCGTCGTAGCCGCCGGTTCGGCGCCAGCTCTCGGCCAGCCGCACCGCGGCCAGCGCATCGACGAGACCGAACCCGTAGTCCTCCGAGAAGTGCATCCCGCCGCCGTTCCAGGTGTCGGCGCCGTTGATGTCCCACTGGTAGCGTTCGGCGCCGGTGAGGCCGCCGTCGTCGAAGCTGTCGCCACCGGTGTGGCGGGCGGTGGCGGCGAGGATCGCCTGTACGTCGCGGTAGCCGAGGTCGGGGTTGGCCTCCAGCATCAGCGCCACGACGCCCGTCACCATGGGCGCCGCCGCCGACGTGCCGTTGAACTGCGACGTCACGTCGTCGCCGTAATAGGAACGGTCGTAGCCGAGCCCGCCGGTGCGGTCGGTGGTGACGACGTCGCCCGGGACCGGCCCGCCGAAGGCCGAGACCAGCAGCCCCGCCCCCTCGGTCGAGTAGTGGGTGACGCGCCCGTCCCGTTCCACCGCGGCGACGGCGATGGTCCCTTCAAACGCGGTGGTCCATGATCCGGCGGTATTGTCGAGCGCGCCGCGCCCGTTGCCGGCCGATTTCACGATGATGCCGCCCAGTCCGCCGCGCCCGGCGTCGATCACGTCGACCAGCGTGTCGTGGTAGGCGCGTTGGTTGGGGTTGAACGGCGTATCGTAGAATGGGGTGATGTAACCCCAGCTGTTGTTGATGACGTCGTAGTTGGCGAAATTCCCGAAGGCGCCGGCGAGCGAGATCGTCGGCATGCCGGCGAGGCCGTCGCCGGAGAGGTCCGAGGCGGGGATCCCCGGCATGGAGACGAGCCGCGCGTCGTGCGCGACGCCGACCGCGCCCGCCCCGTCGCGCTGGGCGGCGATAATGCCGGCGACCGCCGTGCCGTGCG
This portion of the Acuticoccus sp. I52.16.1 genome encodes:
- a CDS encoding S8 family serine peptidase; this encodes MTMRPEDLDPAISPTAQAGRDGAAREDTAAPISPADDPGGVMLDVVPASDPYFTAQYHLANNAAGQRDLHLFDGRTAVWDDVTGMGVRVAVLDDGVDYLHPDLFANYDFSLQVRGVDGYHPDRDGAHGTAVAGIIAAQRDGAGAVGVAHDARLVSMPGIPASDLSGDGLAGMPTISLAGAFGNFANYDVINNSWGYITPFYDTPFNPNQRAYHDTLVDVIDAGRGGLGGIIVKSAGNGRGALDNTAGSWTTAFEGTIAVAAVERDGRVTHYSTEGAGLLVSAFGGPVPGDVVTTDRTGGLGYDRSYYGDDVTSQFNGTSAAAPMVTGVVALMLEANPDLGYRDVQAILAATARHTGGDSFDDGGLTGAERYQWDINGADTWNGGGMHFSEDYGFGLVDALAAVRLAESWRRTGGYDDRLVIADVASNEGSVTIDDLSTTSMTFTIAGHIEVERVEIDLGLAHTWMSDLEIQLVSPDGTVSELMRDNFGAAGVTDYGAQDLTLTSNAFRGELSAGTWTLVFTDDYFGDPGSAANAALTIIGRDAASDVYVYTEEFSDFADGGRRVLADTDGGVDEINAAAVFSDSVVHLEPGRAGTIDGVAFEVAAGSVIEHAVTGDGDDRLTGTAGANRLGGGRGDDTLDGAAGHDTLDGGAGDDLYRIDSAGDRIVERAGGGIDTVETTVSLALPDHVERVLLQGAAAWARGTADRNTILGSGRDNRLFGEGGDDYIAGGAGNDSLDGGGGADRMLGGAGDDRYVVGNAGDIVREEAGAGFDTVSTYVDFTLGAHVERLELLNAARSGTGNDAANTLVGNALANPLSGEAGDDYMLGGGGGDTLNGGAGNDTMIGGAGDDVYIVGLRNDVVVEAASSGYDTVVTYAQTFVLGDNVERMEFRGGARAGYGNELRNTMIGNDGANDIRGEGGADRLFGGGGRDTLVGGAGDDTLTGGAGSDHLVLGEGADTVVIGAGDSGYGFARRDMVRDFVPGEDRIDLTALDADAGLDGDQAFAFVGTGSVAAAGTVGFAVYGGSTIVSVNTDDDRAIEVQLQLNGVTTLGADDFIL
- a CDS encoding efflux RND transporter permease subunit — translated: MISKVFVDRPRLAIVISLVMTIAGALALYSMPVAQFPDITPPVVQVTAAYPGADSETIADTVGGPIEEQVNGVEDMIYMSSTASSSGTYTLSVTFDIGTDPDIAQVNTQNRVSQALALLPQTVQALGVTVQAQSTNMLGVINVFSPDSSFDPIYISNYTTINVRDPLSRVNGVGNATLLGGLDYSMRIWLDPLKLASVQLSTDDIVKAIQSENIQASLGTIGGPPIGDSQQVQYTITGQGQLPDPTAFGNIIVRTGADGAIVRLRDVARIELGAQTYSAISKLNNQPAASVAVYQAPGANALAVMKDVRAQLEVLSQRFPDGLKYEVVYDSTLFVSASINEIIMTLGITAVIVMIVTFVFLGNLRATIIPAATIPVSLIGVFLILAAFGFSANTISLFAVVLAIGLVVDDAIVVVENVSRLMEEEGLERREATLEAMRQVQGPIISTTLVLFALFGPVAFFPGITGELFRQFAVTISAAVFLSSINALTLSPAICALVLKANTKKMLPLRLFDGGLDKVRSGYVGLVGMIARRSLIAGIAIAAAGGASYLMLERVPAAFIPNEDQGALFVDVSLPSGAALPRALELMDRVTDITQAQPGVANTITVAGYSLLTGAPDSGSGLAVIVLKPWDERTTPELSLRAIYAGLSEKFAAIPEANVFAFPPPPIPGLGTAGGFAYQLQGLSGQTPQEMTETLRSLLVAANADPRIGRAYSSYSADVPQVYLDVDRAKAESLNVPISSLYETLQAQLGSQFVNNFTYLGRTFQVNIQADAPYRKSIGDLNQIYVRSTDGNMVPVSTLATPRFTLGPNLSFRYNQFITAGVNGSAAEGYSDGQAMEAMAEISAKTLPPGYGFEWTGMSYQSEGQGNALGILLGLSVLFGYLFLVGLYESWMNPFAVLGSVTIAALGAIAAISAFGIALNVYVQIGLVLLVGLAAKNAILIVEFAKEAREANHTRVEAARQAAEMRFRAVLMTAFAFILGVVPLVTATGAGAVSRFVLGTTVLGGMFAATCIGIIFIPGLYVMFQWLGDTVSNNKRTVERGGATPPASAGAPAE
- a CDS encoding bifunctional diguanylate cyclase/phosphodiesterase, whose product is MSATLPPGGARTGAERGRFMTRRLRSLRSPFGVSGERRHGMGRVFVLNAIGGALVVATFLAICSWSYLAAEDELIETAEFTAEKWVRAALADTDVLAHILTGEALPAADRAYLEAITHTAGLLGFAVYGSLGQQLFAHSAASPVPLPDAALADATTVRRADILRDTADGRAQIIARISLPLASISRNNGSIVVMIDQSDAIGLYEGEMLGTMMLTGLLASIALANCIVVAVLLKRKQRSDEQILVLAHKDSLTGLANRNLFQDVLDRHFPVDLAARSSIALHFVDLDGFKAVNDTLGHPAGDKLLQRVAQRLLALVDENGLVARLGGDEFAVLQSNVTSPHEAEVFGAQLVESVRTLRKVDGNAVKVSLSVGTALAPGHAVTAEDLAKFADIALYRAKEAGRDRQVTFAASMGDEVQARNYMRMVVLQAIESGAFEMNYQPICSAEDGRITAFEALARLPARLGRRSIAPADFIPVAEAMGLMPRLGAWVLHEACRTAATWPVPVAVSVNLSAQQFSEDIVGTVSQALAGSGLPPERLHLEITESLLIANEGIVTRQLTALKSLGVGIALDDFGTGYSSLNYLWKFPFDKLKVDRSLFDSIELSTGVCEVLRTITAMGAAMHLTVVAEGIETEEQRRFARRAGYDELQGYLCGAPVAAEAVPPLLLRRPHGGPPPLLLAAG
- a CDS encoding GntR family transcriptional regulator, translated to MLERDSAPLGTVVRHNLTQRVYSRLRTALLEGQFEPGHRFKIRALAESMGVSETPIREALMQLVRERGLEMQAARSITVAGLTLEQYLELREIRILLEGLAGERATARITDHEIGQLERHHTALIAAEQSSSWREAIRANWQFHSSLFQAAQMPELQAILEGIWLRNGPLMNALYPDARPTYPGRHQHLNVLDALRRRDGADVRKAVQADLMEGGAGLVAQLGHRAEADARPKASA
- a CDS encoding efflux RND transporter periplasmic adaptor subunit, which translates into the protein MTFRPPSVAMPVRSSWRVAASVATLLAAGSPALAQSQPGAGPPPAVVVTAVKNEDVTRSDRFVGRVQAIQSVDLIARVEGFLETVNFKEGSMVQKNELLMQIEKAPYQAALANAQAQVAAANSQLSGAQAQLKNADVVLQRQQDLLKRSVVSQAQADDAQAQRDVSQAKVEEAKAAIQQAEANVQTAQLNLSYTDIVSPIDGRIGLLAITEGNLVNTQSGTIANVVQIDPIRVAFSIPETLFTKVAEEAAKRQAASGAAAHPAPADAPAQPAAADQSAAATPPASSGSSTEAGTDAGTPASGDAGAPAGTDTAAAPGTDAGTQAATPGDATTSDSTPSDTAASDSTAGDTAATTTNNPTTAPAVPQPSEQDKVAEADLFTPELMMSDGTTYGHDGKISFASNQIDASTGSLVIYADFPNPNGVLLPGAFVNVTVKEAQGQVLPVVPVSGVLQDAQGRYVFVLNAQNKAEVRRIQTGPQIENGFPVTNGLTAGEIVIVQGLQKVQPGIEVSPTQATNPAVAGSSSTAGAAGGSGASGSASPASTSTSTAGSASSSSSGTASTQ